Proteins encoded within one genomic window of candidate division KSB1 bacterium:
- a CDS encoding HNH endonuclease: MPSAYIPVDKQRAVIKRAEGRCEYCQSMADYATETFAVEYVMPVSRGGTSELDNLALSCSGCNGHKYNKTEALDPADGKLVPLFNPRQQKWKSFSKTLRKSLVQQQKVRLGCSRS, translated from the coding sequence ATGCCTAGCGCTTACATTCCGGTTGACAAGCAACGAGCCGTTATTAAACGAGCAGAAGGACGCTGTGAATACTGCCAGAGCATGGCAGATTACGCCACCGAGACATTCGCTGTGGAGTATGTCATGCCGGTGAGTCGTGGTGGCACAAGCGAGCTTGATAATCTGGCATTGTCGTGCTCGGGATGCAATGGTCATAAATATAACAAGACTGAAGCGCTTGACCCCGCTGATGGGAAACTCGTTCCGCTTTTCAATCCCAGGCAACAGAAATGGAAAAGCTTTTCGAAAACACTCCGGAAATCATTAGTGCAGCAGCAAAAAGTCCGCTTGGGCTGTTCGCGCTCATGA
- a CDS encoding XdhC family protein yields the protein MSKNFWNQVNSLTHAAEPFAIATVVRCEKPTSAKPGAKAIITSNGALRGWIGGACAEPIVRQEAMKALGDGKPRFLRIGPSVSDEVKSEAGVIEFLMTCHSGGTLEIYIEPVLPQPQLLLIGESPVVETLARLGRAVNFSVIVIDPDATQERFAEADKIFTELDLCQLKFTPQTYIVVATHGKYDERALEQILATEAPYIAFVTSKKRGQAAIDYLREIGISTEKLARIKFPAGLDIGAQTPDEIAVSILAEIVQIRRRPPSIKLPIMNVSAPQPAAIVVEMKGQAKDPICGMMVEIATARYTSIYEDDTYYFCCAHCKQKFDREPEKYVEQVAGKA from the coding sequence ATGTCCAAAAATTTCTGGAATCAAGTTAATTCCCTCACCCACGCCGCCGAGCCTTTCGCCATTGCCACGGTGGTGCGCTGCGAAAAACCCACCTCGGCCAAGCCGGGAGCGAAGGCGATCATCACCTCAAACGGTGCGCTGCGCGGTTGGATCGGTGGGGCTTGTGCCGAGCCGATTGTCCGGCAGGAAGCCATGAAAGCGCTTGGCGATGGCAAACCGCGCTTCTTGCGCATCGGCCCATCGGTGTCAGACGAAGTCAAATCCGAAGCCGGTGTAATTGAGTTTTTAATGACCTGTCACAGCGGAGGCACTTTGGAAATTTACATTGAACCCGTCTTGCCGCAGCCGCAATTGCTGTTGATCGGCGAATCGCCGGTGGTGGAAACGCTGGCGCGACTGGGACGCGCAGTTAATTTCTCCGTCATCGTCATCGATCCCGACGCCACGCAAGAACGCTTTGCGGAGGCCGACAAAATTTTTACCGAGCTTGATCTATGCCAGCTCAAATTCACGCCGCAAACTTACATCGTGGTTGCCACGCACGGCAAATATGATGAGCGCGCGCTCGAGCAAATTCTCGCAACGGAGGCGCCTTACATCGCTTTCGTCACCAGCAAGAAACGCGGGCAGGCGGCGATCGACTATTTGCGTGAGATCGGCATATCGACGGAAAAACTGGCGCGCATCAAATTCCCTGCGGGTTTGGACATCGGCGCGCAAACGCCGGATGAAATTGCCGTCAGCATTTTAGCCGAAATTGTGCAAATACGGCGCCGGCCTCCATCAATCAAGTTGCCGATCATGAATGTGAGCGCGCCACAGCCGGCCGCCATTGTCGTTGAAATGAAAGGGCAAGCCAAAGATCCGATTTGCGGCATGATGGTGGAGATCGCCACGGCGCGATACACCTCGATTTACGAAGATGACACGTACTATTTCTGCTGCGCCCATTGCAAGCAGAAATTTGATCGAGAACCGGAGAAGTACGTGGAGCAGGTGGCCGGTAAAGCGTGA
- a CDS encoding carbon monoxide dehydrogenase subunit G, producing MHFEGKQTLELSQAKAWQFLTDPNQVGQCVPGLQSIAVVDATHFNAEVGFGVGSFSATFTINVEWLELQAPNRARMKMHGSASNSVVDGESEMKLTPIDEKTTSLDWTADVNIGGTLASVANRLMGGVTQRLTQKFFDCVKEKMEGEGRPPKPPKKKKLRRFRLTRKKKSS from the coding sequence ATGCACTTCGAAGGCAAGCAAACCCTCGAGCTTTCGCAAGCCAAGGCCTGGCAATTTCTCACCGATCCGAATCAAGTCGGCCAATGCGTGCCGGGATTACAATCCATCGCCGTCGTCGACGCGACGCATTTCAATGCCGAAGTCGGTTTCGGCGTCGGGTCGTTCAGCGCCACATTCACGATCAACGTCGAATGGCTGGAATTGCAGGCGCCCAACCGCGCGCGCATGAAAATGCACGGCAGCGCCTCGAACAGCGTGGTCGATGGCGAAAGCGAGATGAAGCTGACCCCGATTGACGAAAAAACGACGAGTCTGGATTGGACGGCCGACGTCAATATTGGCGGCACGCTGGCTTCCGTGGCCAATCGGCTGATGGGTGGCGTGACGCAGCGATTGACGCAAAAGTTTTTTGATTGTGTGAAGGAGAAAATGGAAGGGGAAGGGCGTCCCCCCAAGCCTCCGAAGAAAAAGAAGCTGCGGCGCTTTCGTTTAACCAGGAAAAAGAAAAGCTCGTGA